Proteins from a single region of Abyssalbus ytuae:
- the rplV gene encoding 50S ribosomal protein L22, translating into MGVRKRERAEQIKEAKKSLAFAKLNNCPTSPRKMRLVADLVRGQKVEKALAILKFNQKEASRRLEKLLLSAIANWQAKNEDASLEDADLFVKEIRVDGGSMLKRLRPAPQGRAHRIRKRSNHVTIVLGSINNTQS; encoded by the coding sequence ATGGGAGTTCGTAAAAGAGAAAGAGCAGAGCAAATAAAAGAAGCTAAGAAGAGTTTAGCGTTTGCAAAGTTGAATAACTGCCCTACTTCACCTAGAAAAATGCGTCTTGTAGCGGATTTGGTAAGAGGTCAAAAAGTAGAGAAAGCGCTTGCTATATTAAAATTTAACCAAAAAGAAGCATCTCGTCGTTTGGAAAAGTTATTGCTTTCTGCCATTGCAAACTGGCAGGCAAAAAACGAGGATGCAAGCTTAGAGGATGCTGATTTATTTGTTAAAGAGATCAGGGTTGACGGAGGGAGTATGTTAAAGAGACTTCGTCCTGCGCCCCAGGGTCGTGCACACAGAATTAGAAAACGTTCCAATCACGTAACCATAGTGCTTGGTTCAATTAATAACACACAAAGCTAA
- the rpsC gene encoding 30S ribosomal protein S3 — MGQKTNPIGNRLGIIRGWESNWYGGNDYGDKLAEDDKIRKYVHARLSKASVSRVIIERTLKLVTVTITTARPGIIIGKGGQEVDKLKEELKKITDKEVQINIFEIKRPELDANLVAASIARQIESRISYRRAIKMAIAAAMRMNAEGIKVQISGRLNGAEMARSESYKEGRIPLSTFRADIDYALHEAHTTYGRLGIKVWIMKGEVYGKRELSPLVGMSKKQGKSGGAGGAKGKSRRRK; from the coding sequence ATGGGACAAAAAACAAATCCAATCGGAAATCGCCTTGGTATTATCAGAGGATGGGAATCTAACTGGTACGGAGGTAACGACTACGGCGATAAACTTGCCGAAGACGATAAGATTAGAAAGTATGTTCACGCGCGTCTTTCTAAAGCTAGTGTGTCAAGGGTAATTATCGAAAGAACTTTAAAGCTTGTAACCGTTACTATCACTACGGCTCGTCCCGGTATCATTATAGGTAAAGGCGGCCAGGAGGTAGACAAGCTGAAAGAGGAGCTTAAGAAAATTACCGATAAAGAGGTTCAGATTAATATTTTTGAAATTAAAAGACCTGAGCTTGATGCAAATTTAGTAGCAGCAAGTATAGCCCGTCAGATTGAAAGCAGAATATCTTATAGACGTGCTATAAAAATGGCTATTGCTGCAGCTATGAGAATGAATGCCGAAGGTATTAAGGTTCAAATTTCAGGAAGGTTGAATGGTGCTGAAATGGCACGTTCTGAATCTTACAAAGAAGGTAGAATACCTCTATCAACTTTTAGAGCTGATATTGATTATGCACTTCATGAAGCTCATACTACATACGGTAGATTGGGTATTAAAGTGTGGATCATGAAAGGTGAGGTTTATGGTAAGAGAGAGCTTTCTCCGCTTGTTGGAATGTCCAAAAAGCAAGGAAAAAGTGGTGGAGCCGGTGGTGCAAAAGGTAAATCTCGTCGCAGAAAGTAA
- the rplP gene encoding 50S ribosomal protein L16, with product MLQPKRTKFRKQQKGRMKGVSQRGHQLSNGMFGIKSLDSSFITSRQIESARIAATRYMKREGQLWIKIFPDKPITKKPLEVRMGKGKGAPEYWVAVVKPGRIMFEIAGVSMEIAKEALRLAAQKLPVKTKFVVARDYSA from the coding sequence ATGTTACAGCCAAAAAGAACAAAATTCCGTAAGCAGCAAAAGGGGCGTATGAAAGGGGTGTCTCAAAGAGGACATCAGCTTTCTAACGGTATGTTTGGTATAAAGTCATTGGATTCATCATTTATTACTTCCCGTCAAATAGAGTCGGCTCGTATTGCAGCTACTCGTTACATGAAAAGGGAAGGTCAGTTATGGATAAAGATTTTTCCAGATAAACCAATAACCAAAAAGCCTCTTGAAGTGCGTATGGGTAAAGGTAAAGGTGCCCCTGAATATTGGGTAGCTGTTGTAAAACCAGGTAGGATTATGTTTGAAATTGCAGGAGTTTCTATGGAAATTGCTAAAGAAGCATTGCGTTTAGCTGCTCAAAAGCTTCCTGTAAAAACAAAATTCGTTGTAGCCAGAGATTATTCAGCTTAA
- the rpmC gene encoding 50S ribosomal protein L29 yields MKQSEIRELSTTELQQKLGEVKKQYADLKIAHAVTPLENPLQLRTVRRTVARLATELTKRELQ; encoded by the coding sequence ATGAAACAGTCTGAAATTAGAGAATTGTCTACTACTGAGCTGCAACAAAAGCTTGGAGAAGTAAAAAAACAATATGCAGATTTAAAAATAGCTCATGCTGTTACTCCGCTGGAAAATCCGTTACAGCTTAGAACTGTAAGAAGAACGGTTGCAAGGTTGGCAACAGAGCTTACTAAAAGAGAATTACAATAA
- the rpsQ gene encoding 30S ribosomal protein S17, which translates to MENRNLRKERIGVVTSNKMQKSIVVSEVKRVKHPMYGKFVLKTKKYVAHDEKNDCNIGDTVRIMETRPLSKTKCWRLVEIIERAK; encoded by the coding sequence ATGGAAAATAGAAATTTAAGAAAAGAAAGAATAGGGGTAGTTACCAGTAACAAAATGCAGAAATCAATCGTGGTTTCTGAAGTTAAAAGAGTTAAACACCCTATGTACGGTAAGTTCGTGTTAAAAACAAAAAAATATGTTGCACACGACGAAAAGAACGATTGCAATATTGGTGATACTGTAAGAATCATGGAAACAAGACCTTTAAGTAAAACCAAGTGTTGGAGATTAGTTGAAATCATTGAAAGAGCTAAATAA
- the rplN gene encoding 50S ribosomal protein L14, producing MVQQETRLKVADNTGAKEVLTIRVLGGTKRRYASVGDKIVVTVKDATPNGNVKKGQVSTAVVVRTKKEVRRPDGSYIRFDDNACVLLNQTGEMRGTRVFGPVARELRDKQFMKIVSLAPEVL from the coding sequence ATGGTACAACAGGAAACTAGATTAAAAGTAGCAGATAACACGGGGGCTAAAGAAGTTTTAACTATCCGTGTTTTAGGAGGTACTAAAAGAAGATATGCTTCTGTGGGTGACAAAATTGTTGTTACGGTAAAAGATGCAACTCCTAACGGTAACGTTAAAAAAGGACAAGTATCTACTGCAGTTGTTGTTCGTACCAAAAAAGAAGTAAGAAGGCCTGATGGCTCTTACATACGTTTTGATGATAATGCTTGTGTACTTCTTAACCAGACAGGAGAAATGCGGGGAACCCGTGTTTTTGGTCCGGTAGCAAGAGAATTACGTGACAAGCAGTTTATGAAAATTGTATCATTAGCACCTGAAGTGCTTTAA
- the rplX gene encoding 50S ribosomal protein L24, with protein sequence MIKLKIKSGDTVRVIAGEHKGEEGKVLKVDREKNKAIVEGVNMVSKHEKPSAKNPQGGIVQKEAFIHISNLSLIDPKSGEATRVGYEIKDGKKVRVSKKSNEVI encoded by the coding sequence ATGATAAAACTAAAGATAAAATCAGGAGATACTGTAAGAGTAATTGCCGGTGAGCATAAAGGCGAAGAAGGTAAGGTTCTTAAAGTTGATCGTGAAAAGAATAAAGCGATAGTTGAGGGAGTAAATATGGTTTCAAAGCATGAAAAGCCAAGTGCCAAAAACCCTCAGGGAGGTATCGTTCAGAAAGAAGCTTTTATTCATATTTCCAATCTATCGCTAATAGACCCTAAGTCAGGTGAAGCTACAAGGGTAGGTTATGAAATAAAAGATGGTAAGAAAGTAAGGGTTTCTAAAAAATCTAATGAAGTAATTTAG
- the rplE gene encoding 50S ribosomal protein L5, whose translation MAYIPRLKQEYRERIISALRDEFGYKNVMQVPKLEKIVLSRGVGAAVADKKLIDYAVDELTNITGQKAVATMSKKDVATFKLRKGMPIGAKVTLRGDKMYEFLDRLITTALPRVRDFNGIKATGFDGRGNYNLGVTEQIIFPEIDIDKVNKISGMDITFVTSADTDKEAKSLLSELGLPFKKN comes from the coding sequence ATGGCTTACATTCCAAGATTAAAGCAAGAATATAGAGAGAGAATTATTTCAGCTCTTAGAGATGAATTTGGGTACAAAAATGTAATGCAGGTGCCTAAATTAGAGAAAATAGTATTAAGCCGTGGTGTAGGTGCCGCAGTAGCCGATAAAAAGTTAATTGATTACGCAGTTGATGAATTAACAAATATCACTGGTCAAAAAGCCGTTGCTACCATGTCTAAAAAAGACGTGGCTACATTTAAACTTCGTAAAGGGATGCCAATTGGGGCTAAAGTAACCTTGAGAGGCGATAAAATGTATGAGTTTTTAGATAGGCTAATTACTACAGCTTTACCACGTGTAAGAGATTTTAACGGTATCAAAGCTACTGGCTTTGATGGCAGAGGTAATTATAATTTAGGTGTTACAGAACAAATTATATTTCCTGAAATTGATATTGATAAAGTAAATAAAATTTCAGGTATGGATATTACATTTGTAACTTCTGCAGATACTGATAAAGAAGCAAAATCATTATTAAGCGAATTAGGATTACCCTTTAAAAAGAATTAA
- the rpsN gene encoding 30S ribosomal protein S14 has translation MAKESMKAREVKRQKLVAKYAEKRKALKEAGDYEALQKLPKNSSPVRLHNRCKLTGRPKGYMRTFGISRVLFREMANKGLIPGVKKASW, from the coding sequence ATGGCTAAAGAATCAATGAAAGCCCGTGAGGTTAAAAGACAAAAATTGGTTGCTAAGTATGCTGAAAAAAGAAAGGCTTTAAAAGAAGCCGGAGATTATGAAGCATTGCAAAAGCTCCCAAAAAATTCGTCACCCGTACGTTTACACAACCGTTGTAAATTAACAGGAAGGCCAAAAGGGTATATGCGTACATTCGGTATTTCTCGTGTATTATTCAGGGAAATGGCTAATAAAGGATTAATTCCGGGTGTTAAAAAAGCAAGTTGGTAA
- the rpsH gene encoding 30S ribosomal protein S8, whose protein sequence is MYTDPIADYLTRIRNANSAGHRVVEIPASNLKKEITKILFDQGYILSYKFEDEGPQGKIKIALKYDKLSKEPVIKSIQRVSKPGLRKYAGHGNLPRVLNGLGIAIMSTSHGVMTSKQAKKENVGGEVLCYVY, encoded by the coding sequence ATGTATACAGATCCTATAGCAGATTATTTAACAAGAATTAGAAACGCAAACAGCGCTGGCCACAGAGTGGTGGAAATACCGGCTTCTAATTTGAAAAAAGAGATAACTAAAATTTTGTTCGATCAGGGATATATTTTAAGTTACAAGTTTGAAGACGAAGGACCACAAGGCAAAATAAAAATAGCTTTAAAGTATGATAAGCTAAGTAAAGAGCCTGTGATAAAAAGTATCCAGCGTGTTAGTAAACCCGGTTTACGTAAATACGCAGGTCATGGAAATCTACCTAGAGTTTTAAATGGTCTTGGTATAGCTATTATGTCAACTTCGCATGGAGTAATGACAAGTAAGCAGGCTAAGAAAGAAAACGTAGGTGGTGAAGTTTTATGTTACGTTTACTAA
- the rplF gene encoding 50S ribosomal protein L6, protein MSRIGNSPIAIPEGVTADIKEGEVTIKGKLGVLTQEISGVSVKVEDGNILVERPSDSKEHKAKHGLYRALLNNMVEGVSKGFTKELELVGVGYRASNQGQKLDLAIGFSHNIVFELPSEVKVETVSEKGKNPIVKLTSHDKQLVGQVAAKIRSFRKPEPYKGKGIKFVGEQIRRKAGKSA, encoded by the coding sequence ATGTCAAGAATAGGTAATAGTCCAATAGCAATTCCTGAAGGAGTTACTGCTGATATTAAAGAAGGCGAAGTTACCATCAAAGGTAAGTTAGGAGTACTTACTCAGGAAATTTCGGGTGTTTCAGTAAAAGTTGAAGATGGAAATATATTAGTAGAAAGACCATCGGATTCAAAAGAGCACAAAGCAAAGCATGGCCTTTACAGAGCATTACTCAACAATATGGTTGAAGGTGTTTCTAAAGGTTTTACAAAAGAGTTGGAATTGGTAGGTGTTGGTTACAGGGCGAGCAACCAGGGTCAAAAATTAGATTTGGCTATTGGTTTTTCTCACAACATTGTTTTTGAATTGCCTTCAGAAGTAAAAGTGGAGACAGTTTCAGAAAAAGGTAAAAACCCTATCGTAAAATTAACATCTCACGATAAGCAATTAGTTGGTCAGGTAGCAGCTAAAATACGTTCGTTCCGTAAACCTGAACCTTATAAAGGAAAAGGGATTAAGTTTGTTGGTGAGCAAATAAGAAGAAAAGCAGGTAAATCAGCTTAA
- the rplR gene encoding 50S ribosomal protein L18 produces the protein MALSKTERRQRIKNRIRKIVSGTENRPRLAVFRSNKEIYAQLIDDNTGATIAAASSRDKDISAKGNKTEIAAHVGKAIAEKALKAGIEKITFDRGGYLYHGRVKSLAEGAREGGLKF, from the coding sequence ATGGCATTATCAAAGACTGAAAGAAGACAAAGAATTAAAAACAGAATTAGAAAAATAGTGTCTGGTACAGAAAACCGGCCTAGACTTGCTGTTTTTAGAAGTAATAAAGAAATCTATGCTCAATTAATAGATGATAATACAGGTGCTACCATAGCAGCAGCGTCATCAAGAGATAAAGATATTTCTGCCAAAGGTAATAAAACAGAGATTGCAGCTCATGTGGGCAAAGCAATTGCAGAAAAAGCCCTTAAAGCCGGGATTGAAAAAATTACTTTTGACAGGGGAGGGTATTTATACCATGGGAGAGTAAAATCGTTAGCAGAAGGTGCCAGAGAAGGAGGCCTTAAATTCTAA
- the rpsE gene encoding 30S ribosomal protein S5 codes for MYQNYKNVETVKPGGLELKDRLVGVQRVTKVTKGGRAFGFSAIVVVGDENGVVGHGLGKSKEVADAISKAVEDAKKNLVRIPLNKGTLPHEQKGKYGGARVYIQPASHGTGVIAGGAVRAVLEAVGVHDVLSKSQGSSNPHNVVKATFDALLQLRDARTVASQRGVSLEKVFKG; via the coding sequence ATGTATCAGAATTATAAAAATGTAGAAACAGTAAAACCCGGAGGTCTTGAATTAAAAGATCGTTTAGTGGGTGTTCAAAGAGTTACTAAAGTTACTAAAGGAGGTAGAGCTTTTGGTTTTTCTGCTATAGTGGTTGTAGGCGATGAAAATGGCGTAGTTGGACATGGTTTGGGAAAATCTAAAGAAGTTGCCGATGCTATTTCAAAAGCCGTTGAAGATGCTAAGAAAAACTTAGTTAGGATACCTCTTAACAAAGGTACACTCCCTCATGAGCAAAAAGGTAAATACGGTGGAGCCAGAGTTTACATACAACCGGCGTCTCACGGTACCGGAGTTATAGCAGGTGGAGCTGTACGTGCGGTGTTAGAAGCCGTAGGTGTTCATGATGTACTTTCTAAATCTCAGGGGTCATCTAACCCCCACAATGTAGTAAAAGCAACTTTTGATGCATTATTACAGCTTAGAGATGCAAGAACTGTAGCTTCTCAAAGAGGAGTTTCTTTAGAAAAAGTTTTTAAAGGATAA
- the rpmD gene encoding 50S ribosomal protein L30, translating to MGKIKVTQVKSQIKRPQNQKRTLEALGLKRIGQVVEHDATPNILGMVNKVKHLVSVEEA from the coding sequence ATGGGAAAGATAAAAGTTACACAAGTTAAAAGCCAAATTAAACGTCCTCAGAATCAAAAGAGAACGTTGGAAGCACTTGGACTTAAAAGAATCGGACAAGTTGTGGAGCACGATGCTACACCAAACATCCTTGGTATGGTAAACAAAGTTAAACACTTAGTTTCTGTAGAAGAAGCTTAA
- the rplO gene encoding 50S ribosomal protein L15: MNLSNLKPAEGSVHKDGKRVGRGQGSGKGGTATRGHKGAKSRSGYSKKIGFEGGQMPLQRRVPKFGFNNINRKEYVGINLGRLQELVDNGTIKDTVDLEILVSNRLAKKTDLVKILGGGELKAKLKVSVHKFTASAKAAIEAVGGEAVSL; this comes from the coding sequence ATGAATTTAAGTAACTTAAAACCAGCTGAAGGTTCAGTACATAAAGATGGTAAAAGAGTAGGTAGAGGACAAGGTTCCGGCAAAGGTGGTACCGCTACAAGAGGCCACAAAGGAGCTAAATCCCGTTCAGGTTACTCTAAAAAGATTGGTTTTGAAGGAGGTCAAATGCCACTTCAAAGACGTGTTCCCAAGTTTGGATTTAACAATATAAACAGAAAAGAATACGTTGGTATCAACCTTGGTAGATTACAGGAGTTGGTAGATAATGGTACAATAAAAGATACAGTTGATTTAGAAATTCTTGTTTCTAACAGATTAGCCAAAAAAACAGATTTGGTTAAAATATTAGGAGGAGGAGAATTAAAAGCTAAATTAAAAGTATCAGTCCATAAATTTACTGCCAGTGCCAAAGCTGCAATAGAAGCAGTTGGCGGAGAAGCAGTATCTTTATAA
- the secY gene encoding preprotein translocase subunit SecY, translating to MKKFFETLNNIWKIDELKGRIIVTLGLLLVYRFGAQVVLPGIDTQELANLRTSAGGGGLLGILNAFTGGAFANASVFALGIMPYISASIVVQLMGLAIPYLQKLQKEGESGRKTLNQITRWLTIGICLLQAPTYLYSLGQLGVPDTAFIVGKGLNFMIPAVLILVTGTVFAMWLGEKITDKGIGNGISLLIMVGIIARLPQSFAQEFVSRVSENNGGFMLILIEVIIWFVVILASIMLVMATRQIPVQYARRTASGGYEKNIFGSRQYIPLKLNASGVMPIIFAQAIMFAPGYIGTLGSLKDTAVGQWLQVNFGNGSMFGFWYNLLFALLIIVFTYFYTAITVPTNKMADDLKRSGGFIPGIRPGKETSDYLDKIMSLITFPGSLFLALIAVLPAIVYNLLGMQQGWALFYGGTSLLIMVGVAIDTMQQVNSYLLNRHYDGLMKTGKNRKVVA from the coding sequence ATGAAGAAATTTTTTGAGACATTAAACAATATCTGGAAAATAGACGAACTAAAGGGTAGAATTATAGTTACCCTCGGTTTGTTGCTTGTATACCGTTTTGGGGCACAGGTAGTACTTCCTGGTATTGACACACAAGAACTGGCTAACCTTAGAACTTCGGCAGGAGGAGGAGGTTTATTGGGTATTCTTAATGCATTTACAGGAGGAGCTTTTGCTAATGCTTCGGTATTTGCCTTAGGTATCATGCCTTATATTTCTGCTTCAATTGTTGTACAGCTTATGGGATTGGCTATTCCTTATTTGCAAAAACTTCAAAAAGAAGGTGAGAGTGGTAGAAAAACTCTTAACCAGATTACCAGATGGTTAACCATAGGTATATGTTTGCTGCAGGCACCCACTTATTTATATAGTTTGGGTCAGCTTGGAGTTCCTGATACAGCATTTATTGTTGGTAAAGGATTAAATTTCATGATACCTGCCGTATTAATCTTGGTTACCGGAACCGTATTTGCCATGTGGTTAGGTGAAAAAATTACCGATAAAGGTATTGGTAATGGTATTTCCCTTCTTATTATGGTAGGTATTATTGCAAGATTGCCCCAGTCATTTGCTCAGGAATTTGTATCAAGAGTTTCTGAAAACAATGGTGGTTTCATGCTGATACTTATAGAAGTTATTATTTGGTTTGTAGTTATACTTGCAAGTATTATGCTCGTGATGGCAACAAGACAAATACCTGTACAATACGCCAGAAGAACAGCATCAGGGGGTTATGAAAAAAATATATTTGGATCACGACAATATATACCACTTAAGCTAAACGCTTCAGGAGTGATGCCAATCATATTTGCCCAGGCAATTATGTTTGCCCCCGGATATATAGGAACTTTAGGTTCATTAAAAGATACAGCCGTAGGGCAGTGGTTACAGGTTAATTTTGGGAATGGTTCTATGTTTGGTTTTTGGTACAACCTGTTATTTGCTTTATTAATTATAGTTTTCACCTATTTTTATACTGCAATAACAGTACCTACCAATAAAATGGCAGATGATTTGAAAAGAAGCGGAGGATTTATACCAGGCATAAGACCAGGAAAAGAAACATCAGATTACTTAGATAAAATAATGTCATTAATAACATTCCCTGGATCGTTGTTTTTAGCACTAATAGCAGTTTTACCTGCCATAGTGTACAACTTGTTGGGAATGCAACAAGGATGGGCATTGTTTTACGGAGGCACATCACTGTTAATTATGGTAGGAGTTGCAATAGATACCATGCAGCAAGTAAATTCATATTTGCTGAACAGACACTATGATGGTTTGATGAAAACCGGTAAAAACAGAAAAGTAGTAGCTTAA
- the infA gene encoding translation initiation factor IF-1, with translation MAKQAAIEQDGTIIEALSNAMFRVELENGHVVTAHISGKMRMHYIKLLPGDKVKLEMSPYDLTKARITYRY, from the coding sequence ATGGCAAAACAGGCAGCTATAGAACAAGATGGGACAATAATAGAGGCGTTATCTAATGCAATGTTTAGAGTTGAATTGGAAAACGGTCATGTTGTTACAGCACATATTTCAGGTAAAATGCGTATGCATTATATCAAACTATTACCTGGCGATAAGGTGAAGCTCGAAATGAGCCCGTATGACCTTACCAAAGCCAGAATTACTTATAGATATTAA
- the ykgO gene encoding type B 50S ribosomal protein L36 codes for MKVRASLKKRSPECKIVRRKGRLYVINKKNPRFKQRQG; via the coding sequence ATGAAAGTAAGAGCATCACTAAAAAAAAGAAGTCCCGAGTGCAAAATTGTGCGTCGTAAGGGGAGATTGTACGTAATTAACAAAAAGAATCCTAGATTCAAACAAAGACAAGGATAA
- the rpsM gene encoding 30S ribosomal protein S13 produces MARIAGVDLPKHKRGVIGLTYIFGIGKSRAKEILEKAKVNEDTKVSDWNDENIANIREAVASYKIEGELRSEVQLNIKRLMDIGCYRGIRHRSGLPLRGQKTKNNSRTRKGKRKTVANKKKATK; encoded by the coding sequence ATGGCAAGAATCGCAGGTGTAGACTTACCAAAGCATAAAAGAGGAGTTATCGGATTAACTTACATCTTTGGTATTGGCAAAAGCAGAGCAAAAGAAATCTTAGAAAAAGCTAAGGTTAATGAAGATACTAAAGTATCTGACTGGAACGATGAAAATATCGCCAACATTCGTGAAGCAGTAGCTTCATACAAGATTGAAGGTGAATTACGTTCTGAAGTTCAGTTAAACATTAAGCGTTTAATGGACATAGGATGTTACAGGGGTATTCGTCACAGATCTGGTCTTCCATTGAGAGGTCAGAAAACCAAGAATAACTCCAGAACTAGAAAAGGTAAAAGAAAAACAGTTGCTAACAAGAAAAAAGCAACTAAATAA
- the rpsK gene encoding 30S ribosomal protein S11 translates to MAKSNTKTAKKRKVVVDSVGEAHISASFNNIIISLTNKKGDVVAWSSAGKMGFKGSKKNTPYAAQVAAEDASKIAHEAGLRKVKVFVKGPGAGRESAIRSIHNAGIEVIEIVDVTPLPHNGCRPPKRRRV, encoded by the coding sequence ATGGCAAAGTCAAATACAAAAACAGCTAAAAAACGTAAAGTTGTTGTAGATTCTGTAGGAGAAGCACATATTTCTGCATCTTTCAATAACATCATTATTTCGCTTACAAACAAGAAAGGTGATGTAGTAGCGTGGTCGTCTGCTGGTAAAATGGGTTTTAAAGGTTCTAAAAAGAATACTCCATATGCAGCACAGGTTGCAGCTGAAGATGCATCTAAAATTGCACATGAAGCAGGATTGAGAAAAGTGAAAGTTTTTGTTAAAGGTCCTGGTGCAGGTAGAGAATCTGCAATCCGTTCCATCCATAATGCAGGTATAGAAGTAATTGAGATAGTTGATGTTACACCACTACCACATAATGGATGTCGTCCACCAAAAAGAAGAAGAGTTTAA
- the rpsD gene encoding 30S ribosomal protein S4, translating into MARYRGPKTKIARKFGEAIFGDDKSFEKRNYPPGQHGNNRRRGKKSEYAIQLMEKQKAKYTYGILERQFRNLFDKANRSKGVTGEVLLQLCESRLDNVVYRMGIAPSRRGSRQLVSHRHITVNGDIVNIPSYQLKAGDVVGVREKSKSLEVIENSLANNSLVYEWITWNNEKKEGTFVAVPERIQIPENLKEQLIVELYSK; encoded by the coding sequence ATGGCAAGATATAGAGGTCCGAAAACTAAAATTGCCCGAAAATTTGGAGAAGCAATTTTTGGAGATGATAAATCTTTTGAAAAAAGAAATTATCCTCCGGGTCAGCACGGTAACAACCGTAGAAGAGGAAAAAAATCCGAATATGCAATCCAGTTAATGGAGAAGCAAAAAGCTAAATATACTTACGGTATTTTAGAAAGACAATTTAGAAACTTATTTGATAAGGCAAACCGTAGCAAAGGTGTTACTGGTGAAGTTTTATTACAACTTTGTGAGTCTCGTTTAGATAATGTGGTTTACAGAATGGGGATAGCTCCATCAAGAAGAGGATCACGCCAGTTAGTTTCTCACCGTCATATTACTGTTAATGGTGATATAGTGAACATACCATCATACCAGTTAAAAGCCGGAGATGTTGTGGGTGTAAGAGAAAAATCAAAATCTCTTGAGGTTATTGAAAATTCATTGGCAAACAACAGCTTGGTTTATGAGTGGATTACATGGAACAATGAGAAAAAAGAAGGTACCTTTGTAGCAGTTCCTGAAAGAATTCAAATACCGGAAAACCTTAAGGAACAATTAATCGTCGAGTTATACTCTAAATAA